In the Peptoclostridium acidaminophilum DSM 3953 genome, one interval contains:
- a CDS encoding DivIVA domain-containing protein: MITPLDIENKEFKRGLRGYKEDEVDDFLDEIKEDFEKIYKENIELRDKINMLSDQISKYKGIEETLKNTLVVAQSTAEEVSVNASKKAQIIVEDSELRARKIIEEANNQVIHIMKEYEQVRKEFKLFKSRFKSMLGEQIKTIDEIFEEMPDSSAE, encoded by the coding sequence ATGATAACTCCATTGGATATTGAAAACAAGGAATTCAAGAGGGGCCTTAGGGGATACAAGGAAGACGAGGTCGATGACTTTCTTGATGAAATCAAGGAAGACTTCGAGAAGATATACAAGGAGAACATAGAGCTAAGAGACAAGATAAACATGCTTTCTGATCAGATTTCAAAGTACAAGGGGATTGAGGAAACGCTCAAGAATACGCTTGTAGTAGCTCAGAGCACAGCTGAGGAAGTGAGCGTCAACGCATCGAAAAAGGCACAGATTATAGTAGAGGATTCGGAGCTCAGAGCCAGAAAGATAATAGAGGAAGCCAATAACCAGGTAATACATATAATGAAGGAATATGAACAGGTAAGAAAAGAATTCAAGCTGTTCAAAAGCAGGTTCAAGTCCATGCTGGGAGAGCAGATAAAGACTATAGATGAAATTTTCGAAGA